Sequence from the Ancalomicrobiaceae bacterium S20 genome:
AGTCGATGCATTCGTCGGGATGGATGACCAGCATGTTCTCACCCTCGTAGAAGCAATCCACGGGGCAGACCTCGACACAGTCGGTGTACTTGCACTTGATGCAGTTGTCGGTGACCACGTAGGTCATGGCGCGATCCTCTCGCCTTCCGCCGCCGGCGGGACAAGCTCCGCTGGACGCGGGGCGGCCTTTCACGGGGCACGGGTTAGCCAATGTCCGGCAGGAGCGCAAGCGCGGACACCGTCCGCCCTTGCGCTACCGGGTGAATTACGCGGCGCATCCCAGCCATGCGCGACCGTCCCTGCCGCCGCGCGACAAGGAAGGGCGCTCGATGGTTCAGGTCTGCCCCGGCGGGGTCGGCGGCGCCAGATCCTCATAGAGCAGGCGGGCCGCCGACGCCGGGCCGCGGCGATCGGCGAAGCCGAGCACCTTGAGCACCAGCACCTGCCGCGCCAGCGTGACGGTCAGGACGTCGCCGATCCTGATCGGGTGGGCCGCGGTGTCGATCCGGGCACGGTTCAGCCGGACGTGGCCCGAACGCACGAGATCCTGGGCGGCGGTCCGCGTCTTCACGACGCGGGCGTGCCAGAGCCATTTGTCGATGCGTTGTCGGTCCTCGGCCGGTGCCGCGTCTCTCGTCACCGCACGTCCTCGCGACGGCCGGTCACTTCTCCGGCTTCTGCTTCTGCTCCATCGACGCCTTCAGTGCGGCGAGCGCGGCGAAGGGCGAATTCGGATCGAGCGGCTTCTCCGGGCGCTTCGGCTTGTCGTGGCCGGATCGGCGATCGGCGCCATGGCCACCACCGAAACCGCCACCGTGCCCACCACCATGGCCGCCCCGATCCGGCCGGTCGCGACGCTCGCCGTGCGGCCGATCGCCACGCGGGGGCGATCGCCCTGCGGACGACCGCCTTCACGCGGCGGGCGGCCGCCGTCGCCGACCGGGGCTTCGAGGCGCGGCGCTGGGCTGCGTTCGGCTCGCGCGGCGGACGACGGTCGTCGCGCCGCTCGTCACGGCGCGGACCGCGATGCTGGTGGTCGCCGCGCTCGAACCGGCCGGGCCGCCACACGTCGACTTCCAGAAGCTCCGGCTCGGTCGGCGGCTCGGCCGGCGCGTCGCTCGTGGCAGCAGCTTCCTCCGCGGGGGCGGCGGCTTCGGCAGAGGCCTCGGTCTCGACGGCCGGCGCTTCGGCATTCGCCTCGGCAGCCGGCGTCGTCTCCGACGCCTCGATGGCCACGGGCGTCTCGGGCGCGGCCTCGATCGTGGCGACGATCTCGGCCGGCGCCTCGGAGGCATCGGTCGCGGCCTCGGTGGTCTCCGATGCCTCGGCGCTCGCCGACGCAGCGGCAGCGGCCTCGGCATGGGCCGCGGCAGCCACGGCCGCCGGCTCCAGACGGACCGGACGCGGCGCGGGCTTCGGCAGCTTGCGCTTCTCGACCCGATAGCCGAGCGACTTCAGGATCGAGGCGAAGTCCTCTCCCGAGCAGCCGAGCAGCGAGGTCATGGCGACCGTTACCGTGAAGGCGCCGCCGCCGGGCACCGCACCCTCGGGCGGCGTCACGGTCGGATCGAGCGGCTTCCAGGCGATCAGCGGCCGGATGATGTCGGCGAGACGCTCCAGGATGTCGATACGCACCGCGCGCTCGCCGCAGACGCGGAAACCGCCGAGGCGGTAGAGCGCCTTCGGCATCGCCTTGTCGACCGGGATCGAAGTGCGGCCCGAGGCCGAGAGCTGGTGCAGCTCGGCGATCTGCTGCGGATCGGCATCGGCGTGCTGCAAGGACCACAGCAGCGCGATGAGCCCGCTCGGCGCCGGCTTCAGGAGCAGCGGCACGAACACGTGGTAGGCGCCGAAGCGGACGCCGTACTTGCGCAGGCCGGCGCGCATCGGCTGATCGAGCGACTTGATCTCGTCGGCGATCTGCGACCGCTCCAAGACACCGAGGCCCTCGACGAGCTGGAAGGCGACGCCGCGGGCGATGCCTTCGAGATCGGGGGCGTCGCGCAGGTCGGTCAGCGGCTTCAAGAGCGTCTCGACGTGGGTCTTCACCCACTGGTCGAGCCGCGCCTGCACCTTGTCGCGGGCCGGACCGGTCAGCTGCTCGTCGGCGAGCAGCAGCACGGCGGGCCGCAAGGCGTCGTCGGCACGGGCGAGCTTGCCGACCGTTTCGCCGAGCCAGCGCAGCGTGCCGTCGGCGGCGAGGGCGATCTCGCCGGCGCCGGCGCGTGACAGTTTGTCCGCGCGGGCTTCGAATTCGGTGGCGAGCACCTTCGAAGCGGCGTTGCGGACGGCTTTGGCATCGGGTCCTTCGGCCGTGGTGTCCGGTTGGAACCGGAACCCTTGAAGGTGGCCGACACGATGACCCTCGACGACGACGTCGCCGGCGGGGGTGATCTCCGCTTCGAGCATAGCGTTCTCTCTCAGGCGTCTCATCAAGACGGAAGTCCTGCGATCCACGAAACGCTGTGTGAGGCGTTCGTGCAAGGCGTCGGACAGCCGATCCTCGATCGCGCGCGTCTTGTCGCGCCAGTGGACGGGGTCCGTCAACCAGTCCGGACGATTTGCGATGAAGGTCCAGGTACGGATATGGGCGATTCTGTTCGACAGTGTGTCGATATCGCCATCGATCTTGTCCGCTTCGGCGACCTGCCGGGCGAACCAGTCGTCCGATATCGTGCCGCGTCGAACGAGAAAATCATAGAGCGTCGTGACCAGTTCCGCATGGTTTGCCGGCGCTATCTTGCGATAATCGGGCACTTGGCAGACGTCCCATAGCAGCGTGACCAGCGCTTCGCCCTTGGCATTTGGCGCGATGTCGCCGTCGCGGGCGGCGAATTCGAGCGCGGTCACATCGTCGGCCGGGGGCGCCTTGGCGAGGCCTTCCTCGGCCGGCGCGCGGTCGAGCGACCGGCGCAGCGCGTCGATCGAGCTGAAATCGAGCTGCGGATTGCGCCACTGCAACACTTTCAGCGGCGCGAACTGGTGGGTTTCCAGCGCCTGGACCAGCTCGTCGTCGAGCGGATCGACCCGACCCGTCACACCAAAGGTGCCGTCGCGCAGGTGCCGGCCGGCGCGGCCGGCGATCTGGCCGAGCTCGGCGGCGGAGAGGTTGCGATATTGATAGCCGTCGAACTTGCGGTTCCCGGCGAAGGCGACATGGTCGACATCGAGGTTGAGCCCCATGCCGACCGCGTCGGTCGCGATCAAGAAATCGACGTCGCCGGACTGGAACAGATCGACCTGTGCATTGCGGGTGCGCGGGCTGAGCGCGCCGAGCACGACCGCGGCGCCGCCGCGCTGGCGGCGGATCAGCTCGGCGATCGCGTAGACCTCGTCGGCCGAGAAGGCGACGATCGCGGAGCGCGCGGGGAGGCGCGTGATCTTTTTGGACCCGGCATAGGTCAGCTGCGACATGCGCGGCCGCGTCACGACATTGAGGCCGGGCAGCAGTTTCTCGAGCAGCCCGCGCACGGTCTGTGCACCGAGCAGCAGGGTTTCGCCTCGGCCGCGCAAGTTCAGGATGCGGTCGGTGAAGACATGGCCGCGCTCGAGATCGCCGGCGAGCTGGACCTCGTCGATGGCGACGAAGTCGACGTCGGTCTCCTTCGGCATCGCTTCGACGGTCGAGACGAAATAGCGCGGATTCGGCGGGATGATCTTCTCTTCGCCGGTGATCAGCGCGACCTGATCGGCGCCGGCACGCGCCGCGATCTTCTGATAGACCTCACGCGCGAGCAGGCGCAGCGGCAGTCCGATCAGCCCCGACTTGTGCGCGAGCATGCGCTCGATCGCCAGATGGGTCTTGCCGGTGTTGGTCGGCCCGAGCACCGCGGTCACGGTTTTCGCTCGGATCGAAGGGGGCAGGGGCGCGCGAGACAGCGGGTTCATGGCCGTATGTGCGAGGAGGCGGTCCCGGAACGGTGTCGACCGCGATGGTGACCATCATGGCGACCGGCGTCCGGCTCCGCGGCGGATCACGTCGGCTCGGCCGGTGATCGCTGGGAATCGTGAAGATCGACGGCGGGCATCGATCGCTTGGGGGTCGATGGTGCGGGGCGCGGCTCCAGACAGGGGGAGGCGGAGGACCCGGAAGGGCGGATCCCGGGGCGGGGGCCCGCGTTCCTAGCACAGGTGGCGCGCGGATGCGTGCCTTTTCAAGGGGGGCGCGTGGAATTGCCGTGGCGCCGATCCCGCCGCCGTGGGCGCGACGGGTGTCGCCTTTTGAAGGATGTTCGGGACAACTGGAACGAGTCTCGAACGAATCGCGTCCGAATCGCTGACTTCAGACGATTCAGGATTCGTTCACGGCTCGATCTAGCTCGAGCAGCGTCTCCGGCTACCAAATCGTGATTCAAGGCAAGGGCTTGACTCGGCCGTGTCTCAATTCTTGTTAACGACTTCGTCCCCGGATGGCGCACGCGACTCGGCGACTGTCAACCGCAACTTCGCCGAGTCTCGGTCTCGACTCGTTAACGAACGCCGGCCGCCGTGAACGACTCACGGACGACTCGGGCACGAATCGCGAGATCGACGCCTTTCGCGTTTCGTTCACGGCCAGATCTGGTGGTCCGAGCGGATCGCAGGCCCAAGCGCGAAGCCGGTTGGCGTGCGAAGGGCCTAGTTTCGCGGCTCGGCCGGTCAGCATCTCGTATCGTTTCGGGACGCGGTTCGTCGGTTCGCGCGATCGGCGTCGGATTGAAAAAAGGTAAATTCTCTTAAAGCGTTGGGCGACACGCGCCTTCACCTCTCGACGAGAGCGGGAACGGGCGGGGCACGAATCGGCGTCCGATGTCGATTCGCATTTTGTTCTCGCTCGATGTCGTGAGGCAGCGGCCCGGCCACGCTAGATCTGGGCGGTTCGGAAGCCTCCGGAGCGGCGCGTCCCGGCCTGATCTTCATCATTCCGTCCCGCATCGGGATGGGATTAACGACAGGTAAATCGACGGCGTGTCGGGGTTTTCATGCTTCGGCGAAACAGCGAACGATGCGGCGACGAATCATCGACGGCGCGGCGTTTCCGGATTTGTTCTCGCCGGATGTGGTGGCGCCGGTGCGCGCTGACTCAACATCTAGCGCAGCGGTCTGCGCGCGGGCGCCCGCGAAGGCGGTCCGGGTTAAGAGCCTTGTTCCTTAGCGGGACGGGTATGGCGGCGTCGAACTCCAGCCCCGCGGTTGCGGAGACGGCAAGGCAAAGCCCCGGCGGGCAGGGCCGGCCGGCGCTTGAGGAAAAGGCCAAGAAGCTGTGATGTGCGGCGTCAGGCGGTCACTTGACCGCCTGGGTCTGGTTGCCGGCGCCGTTCTGCGCGGTGCGCGTCACCTTCTCGAGGTCGACGACCACGGTACCGACCATGGTGCGGACCGAGATCTTGACCGGAATATAGAGCCCGACGTCCGAGGCGAGGCCGAGGGTGACCGACAGGTCCTTGTTCTCGGACATGAACTTGGTGCCCTTGGCGTCCGGCTTGTGGCCGGCGACCGGGATCCAGCGGGCCGAGCAGGTCACGAACGGACCCGAAATGCCGTCGCGCTTGCCCTCTTCGGATGCCGCGTAGGAGAGCTTGACGTCGTAGCGCGTCCAGCCGTCGAAGACCGGGAAGCTGCGCTCGCAGACGCTCTCGGGCTTCTGGTCGAGTTTGCGCACCGGCATCAGGATCGCGCTCAGCG
This genomic interval carries:
- a CDS encoding RNA-binding S4 domain-containing protein, which translates into the protein MTRDAAPAEDRQRIDKWLWHARVVKTRTAAQDLVRSGHVRLNRARIDTAAHPIRIGDVLTVTLARQVLVLKVLGFADRRGPASAARLLYEDLAPPTPPGQT
- a CDS encoding helicase-related protein; protein product: MNPLSRAPLPPSIRAKTVTAVLGPTNTGKTHLAIERMLAHKSGLIGLPLRLLAREVYQKIAARAGADQVALITGEEKIIPPNPRYFVSTVEAMPKETDVDFVAIDEVQLAGDLERGHVFTDRILNLRGRGETLLLGAQTVRGLLEKLLPGLNVVTRPRMSQLTYAGSKKITRLPARSAIVAFSADEVYAIAELIRRQRGGAAVVLGALSPRTRNAQVDLFQSGDVDFLIATDAVGMGLNLDVDHVAFAGNRKFDGYQYRNLSAAELGQIAGRAGRHLRDGTFGVTGRVDPLDDELVQALETHQFAPLKVLQWRNPQLDFSSIDALRRSLDRAPAEEGLAKAPPADDVTALEFAARDGDIAPNAKGEALVTLLWDVCQVPDYRKIAPANHAELVTTLYDFLVRRGTISDDWFARQVAEADKIDGDIDTLSNRIAHIRTWTFIANRPDWLTDPVHWRDKTRAIEDRLSDALHERLTQRFVDRRTSVLMRRLRENAMLEAEITPAGDVVVEGHRVGHLQGFRFQPDTTAEGPDAKAVRNAASKVLATEFEARADKLSRAGAGEIALAADGTLRWLGETVGKLARADDALRPAVLLLADEQLTGPARDKVQARLDQWVKTHVETLLKPLTDLRDAPDLEGIARGVAFQLVEGLGVLERSQIADEIKSLDQPMRAGLRKYGVRFGAYHVFVPLLLKPAPSGLIALLWSLQHADADPQQIAELHQLSASGRTSIPVDKAMPKALYRLGGFRVCGERAVRIDILERLADIIRPLIAWKPLDPTVTPPEGAVPGGGAFTVTVAMTSLLGCSGEDFASILKSLGYRVEKRKLPKPAPRPVRLEPAAVAAAAHAEAAAAASASAEASETTEAATDASEAPAEIVATIEAAPETPVAIEASETTPAAEANAEAPAVETEASAEAAAPAEEAAATSDAPAEPPTEPELLEVDVWRPGRFERGDHQHRGPRRDERRDDRRPPREPNAAQRRASKPRSATAAARRVKAVVRRAIAPAWRSAARRASRPAGSGRPWWWARWRFRWWPWRRSPIRPRQAEAPGEAARSEFALRRARRTEGVDGAEAEAGEVTGRREDVR